A genome region from Bacillus cereus group sp. RP43 includes the following:
- a CDS encoding YolD-like family protein — MEHQNWGTPKLRGRGMVKWQPFASMPEQYEGIRGILEDLNKVPKPIVTEDMKEQLQIGLIQSLQNKEEILISYYRDGMVHEMYINVLHIEPMLKIVYCTDAFGLNTEFKFDELINIH; from the coding sequence ATGGAACATCAGAACTGGGGAACACCGAAATTACGCGGGAGAGGTATGGTTAAATGGCAGCCTTTCGCCAGTATGCCAGAGCAGTATGAAGGAATTCGCGGAATACTTGAGGATTTGAATAAAGTACCTAAACCAATTGTAACGGAAGATATGAAAGAACAGCTGCAAATTGGACTTATACAATCACTGCAAAATAAAGAAGAAATATTAATTTCATACTATCGTGATGGAATGGTACATGAGATGTACATAAATGTATTGCACATTGAACCAATGCTGAAAATCGTGTATTGTACAGACGCATTTGGATTGAATACAGAATTCAAATTCGATGAATTAATTAATATACACTAA
- a CDS encoding helix-turn-helix domain-containing protein produces the protein MFGLGKRRSKFGKFLDKNGISQQDLVRESGVNRGTVSRICQGDAFSPSMKNGQKIIRSLKKLTGKNIDFDDFWTM, from the coding sequence ATGTTCGGTTTGGGTAAACGACGATCTAAATTCGGAAAATTCTTGGATAAGAACGGGATTTCACAACAAGATTTAGTAAGAGAAAGTGGTGTGAATAGAGGGACAGTCAGCAGAATATGCCAAGGAGATGCTTTTTCTCCTTCTATGAAGAACGGTCAAAAAATTATTAGATCCTTGAAAAAACTAACAGGTAAAAATATCGACTTTGATGACTTCTGGACAATGTAA
- a CDS encoding glycosyltransferase: protein MAKTQVIPFRDFMDGSYKNKKKSDITAVKKVITGTTGSLIMILPKAALAAGVNSTFGNVHGAIMNAFDAGVVLVIIFSGASWALGHRTKALEILIGVSCGYILARHAVDIRDFLHGI from the coding sequence ATGGCGAAAACACAAGTGATTCCGTTTCGTGATTTTATGGATGGAAGCTACAAAAACAAGAAGAAAAGCGATATTACCGCTGTAAAAAAGGTTATTACCGGTACTACCGGTTCACTTATCATGATCCTACCTAAAGCAGCACTTGCGGCTGGTGTTAATAGCACCTTCGGAAATGTTCATGGAGCAATCATGAATGCGTTCGATGCAGGAGTAGTACTTGTAATCATATTCAGTGGTGCTAGTTGGGCTTTAGGTCATCGTACGAAGGCGTTAGAAATTCTAATAGGTGTGTCATGTGGATATATACTCGCTCGTCATGCTGTTGATATCAGAGATTTTCTACATGGAATATAA
- a CDS encoding ATP-binding protein, producing the protein MDEKKEENLPDQEQKFYYPALYLGGVPAVIPKKKKKWWKRTETISWSDFFQTEQNKMVVYRIIPHSNVTNNTRRLWKAIYKMYEMYESPGTRLERDGLRFMYREKDLFWFDVIFKQENGQKKIEFYVSTSEYQAIKLKRKLENKMSVTIKEASLEQIQVPEENTIIQELKYLKHDIFSLNTNANEQKTPIAAVMNTIDELQFDGDFARLSVCNEAENRQKWIKNASWAYEKLSKGKVPQRATINSKMVLGASKQALGGFVNEVNFLITDLFNALANTFFKSNKSYEKGKVIDKPFSLEDEINSRHVSTASREKLNNPVFKSHIRIAAHSQDRLTRETISETLSLSFSEIADNNELHGVKINIKSRKKEVLQELNTLHLSKRTKMNGNVNLISTDEMAKLAMQMPTAELQRRYEEALSVKKRTETDIPSVLCDSNGIHLGESELKDKRIPIYFPVNNPDELYRGYTFIGGQGNGKDTAIKNWVVDGCLNHGISAIIPEVIVEEGERGMADGIRDALPPDKIIDIDLSDENYIVPMDLTEVITKLGRKGASRFADEVTDFFGDMEKMARSKRYLKAAAKAAGGSLFNIKRIIEDEGFRISVIEQLLQEGNKRLAEELLSWGTNEELGSKADAVLNRLDDFFGNDTLFDIFSQNPKQEVDFAKWMQEGKVVIIRIPNRKLGELASKTLVHWITLKTFMTRMLMSKEEQKNGCFMVFNEPEQYATEGLTKLMGRIGTEGRKERFGALYAFHHWNKLPTSLQENLQGGGVQQILFSNDHIKTFELSQHRLEPTISIDDAARLPRFHAIISVRAGGDLQHAFICKMKPPVEQKYSNSSLTKRHTQLYGRSWEELQG; encoded by the coding sequence GTGGATGAGAAGAAAGAAGAAAATTTACCGGATCAGGAGCAGAAGTTTTACTATCCTGCGCTTTATCTTGGTGGTGTGCCGGCCGTAATACCTAAGAAGAAAAAGAAGTGGTGGAAGCGAACGGAAACAATATCATGGTCCGATTTCTTTCAAACAGAGCAAAACAAAATGGTCGTGTATCGTATTATTCCTCACAGTAATGTTACAAATAACACGCGCCGGTTATGGAAAGCTATTTATAAGATGTATGAAATGTATGAGTCACCAGGTACACGCTTAGAACGTGATGGACTGCGCTTTATGTATCGTGAAAAGGATTTGTTTTGGTTTGATGTAATATTTAAACAAGAGAACGGCCAGAAGAAAATTGAGTTTTATGTTTCTACATCAGAGTACCAAGCAATTAAGTTAAAACGAAAATTAGAAAATAAGATGAGTGTCACAATTAAAGAAGCTTCTCTTGAGCAAATACAAGTCCCGGAAGAAAATACGATTATCCAGGAGTTAAAGTATCTAAAACACGATATATTTAGCTTGAACACAAATGCAAACGAGCAAAAGACACCTATCGCAGCAGTCATGAACACAATAGACGAATTGCAATTTGATGGTGATTTTGCAAGATTGAGCGTATGCAATGAAGCAGAGAATCGTCAGAAGTGGATAAAGAATGCATCTTGGGCTTATGAAAAGCTTTCTAAAGGAAAAGTACCTCAAAGAGCCACAATAAACTCCAAGATGGTACTAGGGGCTTCAAAACAGGCGCTTGGCGGTTTCGTGAATGAAGTGAATTTCTTAATCACGGATTTGTTTAATGCGTTGGCCAATACATTTTTTAAAAGCAATAAGTCGTATGAGAAAGGTAAAGTGATTGATAAACCGTTTAGTTTGGAAGACGAAATAAACTCACGTCATGTTAGTACCGCTAGTCGTGAAAAGTTAAATAACCCTGTCTTCAAAAGTCACATACGTATTGCAGCACACTCACAAGACCGCCTAACCCGTGAAACGATTAGTGAAACCTTATCCCTCTCATTCAGTGAAATCGCTGATAATAACGAATTACATGGCGTTAAAATTAACATAAAGAGCAGGAAAAAAGAAGTTCTCCAAGAGTTAAATACATTACACCTATCCAAACGCACGAAAATGAATGGTAACGTGAATTTAATCTCAACTGATGAAATGGCTAAGTTAGCAATGCAAATGCCTACAGCTGAATTGCAAAGGCGGTATGAGGAAGCGTTAAGCGTAAAAAAGAGAACGGAAACAGATATTCCGAGTGTGTTATGTGATTCGAATGGGATTCATTTGGGTGAGAGTGAATTGAAAGATAAGAGAATACCAATCTATTTTCCTGTAAACAATCCGGATGAATTGTATAGAGGGTACACATTCATTGGAGGACAGGGAAATGGGAAAGATACTGCCATTAAAAACTGGGTGGTAGATGGCTGTCTAAATCATGGTATTAGCGCAATTATCCCGGAGGTCATTGTTGAAGAAGGAGAGCGCGGCATGGCAGACGGCATAAGGGATGCGCTTCCTCCGGATAAAATAATTGATATTGATTTGAGCGATGAAAACTATATTGTTCCGATGGATTTGACTGAAGTTATTACAAAGCTAGGACGTAAAGGTGCGAGTCGTTTTGCGGATGAAGTGACGGATTTCTTTGGTGATATGGAGAAAATGGCTCGTTCTAAACGATACCTAAAAGCAGCAGCAAAGGCAGCAGGGGGATCTTTATTTAATATCAAGAGAATTATAGAGGACGAAGGATTTCGTATAAGCGTAATTGAACAGCTGCTCCAGGAAGGAAATAAAAGATTAGCAGAAGAGTTGCTTTCATGGGGAACTAATGAAGAGTTAGGAAGCAAAGCAGATGCAGTATTGAATCGTTTAGATGATTTCTTTGGTAACGATACCTTATTTGACATCTTTTCGCAGAATCCAAAGCAAGAGGTGGATTTTGCAAAGTGGATGCAGGAGGGGAAAGTTGTTATTATTCGCATTCCGAACCGCAAATTAGGAGAATTAGCATCTAAAACGTTAGTGCATTGGATTACATTAAAAACATTTATGACACGAATGCTTATGAGCAAAGAAGAACAGAAGAATGGCTGCTTCATGGTATTTAACGAGCCGGAGCAGTACGCAACTGAAGGATTAACTAAACTAATGGGGCGTATCGGTACAGAGGGACGCAAGGAGCGCTTTGGAGCTTTATATGCATTCCATCATTGGAATAAGTTACCGACTTCCCTACAAGAGAATTTGCAAGGCGGTGGAGTGCAACAAATCCTTTTCTCGAATGATCATATTAAAACATTTGAGTTGTCCCAACATCGACTAGAGCCAACTATTTCAATCGATGATGCAGCGAGATTACCACGATTCCATGCAATTATTTCTGTTAGAGCCGGTGGTGATTTGCAACATGCATTTATTTGTAAAATGAAACCTCCAGTTGAACAAAAATATAGTAACTCTTCCCTAACTAAACGGCACACCCAATTGTACGGTCGAAGCTGGGAAGAGTTACAAGGATAA
- a CDS encoding DUF3967 domain-containing protein encodes MTDEIVYSASEVYKRLEISDSTLRKYMEVLQRENYVVKKDNRGRRQYTEHDVMVIEKLIELSKHDGMTLEKAAKMIAQRLEIANPNAETEESQDTDLIPFHIQQQLQQQYSVMAQEMNQSMLAMEKRLSERAKQNNEEIKVSIDQHNERVEKRLEARDETLMKTLREMQETKRLMQEYREEVAAAKEKKKPWWKFW; translated from the coding sequence ATGACGGACGAAATTGTTTATTCTGCTAGTGAAGTATACAAACGACTAGAGATAAGTGATAGCACCCTTAGAAAGTACATGGAAGTATTGCAGCGCGAAAACTACGTTGTGAAGAAGGATAACCGTGGCAGACGCCAATACACGGAGCATGACGTTATGGTGATTGAAAAACTGATTGAACTCAGCAAGCATGACGGTATGACGCTAGAGAAGGCAGCGAAGATGATTGCGCAGCGCTTAGAAATCGCCAATCCAAATGCGGAGACAGAGGAATCCCAAGACACCGATCTAATCCCATTCCATATTCAACAGCAACTCCAACAACAGTACAGCGTTATGGCGCAAGAAATGAATCAAAGTATGTTAGCGATGGAGAAGCGATTAAGCGAGCGGGCTAAGCAAAACAACGAGGAAATCAAAGTGAGTATAGATCAACATAATGAACGAGTAGAAAAACGATTGGAAGCACGAGATGAGACGTTGATGAAGACACTCCGTGAGATGCAGGAAACGAAGAGATTAATGCAGGAATACCGTGAAGAGGTTGCCGCTGCAAAAGAGAAGAAAAAGCCGTGGTGGAAGTTTTGGTGA
- the prgP gene encoding ParA superfamily DNA segregation protein PrgP, with protein MKKGYVIINAQQKGGVGKTTDSCMESLVASLIFNKKVLFIDTDLQGNGTTFLAKSFNITEMQKTLMKCLEDGDLSEGIVQLHANLDMIPCGYDMRKYTDFLIENFNTIEDRTFYLSRLLEKIKYNYDYIFIDIPPSTDLKVDNAMVASDYIIVVQETQQFSYEGSQRLIFEYIQTLVDDFGSLVKMQVAGVLPVLLQQKRALHKEIVKSTIATFGEENVFNTIINNHARLEWYPRIGLQFEDHHDKRMLALFCDIFCELEDRIHLFETEGDIESGYRYTPQYLVDNKLTKLGKGIDISGFNQKGNTARTEDSTIC; from the coding sequence GTGAAAAAAGGATACGTAATAATCAACGCCCAACAAAAAGGTGGAGTTGGAAAAACAACTGATTCGTGTATGGAATCTCTTGTGGCTTCTTTAATCTTTAATAAGAAAGTTTTATTTATTGATACTGACCTTCAAGGGAACGGTACAACATTCTTAGCAAAATCATTTAATATTACCGAAATGCAAAAAACATTAATGAAGTGTCTTGAGGATGGAGACTTATCAGAAGGTATTGTGCAGCTACATGCAAATCTAGATATGATTCCATGCGGATATGATATGAGGAAATATACTGACTTCTTAATCGAAAATTTCAATACGATTGAGGACAGAACTTTTTACCTTTCTAGATTGCTAGAAAAAATCAAATACAACTACGACTACATATTCATCGATATTCCACCTTCAACAGATTTAAAAGTGGATAATGCGATGGTAGCAAGTGACTATATTATTGTAGTTCAAGAAACACAGCAATTTTCATATGAAGGAAGTCAGCGCTTAATCTTTGAATACATTCAAACGTTAGTTGATGATTTTGGATCACTTGTGAAAATGCAAGTTGCTGGAGTGCTCCCAGTATTACTTCAACAAAAACGCGCTTTACACAAAGAAATCGTTAAAAGTACAATTGCTACTTTTGGTGAAGAAAACGTATTTAATACGATAATAAATAATCATGCTCGTTTAGAATGGTATCCACGAATCGGACTGCAATTTGAAGATCATCATGATAAGAGAATGCTAGCTTTATTCTGTGACATTTTCTGTGAATTAGAAGACAGAATCCACCTTTTCGAAACTGAGGGAGATATAGAATCTGGATATAGATATACTCCACAGTATTTAGTAGATAATAAACTGACGAAGTTAGGAAAGGGGATTGATATAAGTGGCTTTAATCAAAAGGGAAACACCGCAAGAACCGAAGATAGCACAATCTGCTAA
- a CDS encoding DUF4236 domain-containing protein produces the protein MGFRFHKSKKIAPGIRLNASKKGIGISIGVKGARVSFGPSGTRVTTSIPGTGISYQKQISNKSTNIEALEYQKPIYTPQTVEVDAITIRDSQATINTRKVAKPLSIIMLIAFITSVAFLQILTAIAFAIIGFISYRLSWTPIGIICPTCNRQHLAFKQKEMQCSFCNSTLIIKRHS, from the coding sequence ATGGGATTTAGATTTCATAAGAGTAAAAAAATAGCTCCTGGTATTAGGTTAAACGCAAGTAAAAAGGGCATAGGAATTAGTATTGGTGTAAAAGGTGCTCGTGTTAGTTTCGGTCCATCTGGAACAAGAGTTACAACTTCTATTCCAGGAACAGGTATTTCTTATCAAAAACAGATCAGCAATAAATCAACTAATATAGAAGCGTTAGAGTATCAAAAACCAATATACACTCCTCAAACAGTGGAGGTAGATGCTATAACAATAAGAGACAGTCAAGCTACTATTAATACACGAAAAGTAGCAAAACCACTATCTATTATTATGTTAATCGCATTTATTACTTCCGTGGCATTCTTGCAAATTTTAACTGCAATAGCATTCGCGATAATCGGGTTTATAAGCTATCGATTAAGTTGGACACCTATTGGTATTATTTGTCCAACTTGTAATAGGCAACACCTTGCGTTTAAACAAAAAGAGATGCAATGTTCTTTTTGTAATAGCACTCTAATAATAAAAAGACACTCATAA
- a CDS encoding stress protein, with translation MKRKLLTALTCSALLMGLAACGSNEKTATESKPKQEAKKPEPVTTTSLINEFKKAGIEAENATDLPQKEFGNMRKDGKRILTPKLGEDKGGRVFEFSKKEDLEKAKKYYDELGNSAPMLFSHTYAKGNFLLQMNGDMKDEEFNKYKEVMDKVVK, from the coding sequence ATGAAAAGAAAACTACTTACAGCATTAACGTGCAGCGCATTGCTTATGGGATTGGCTGCTTGTGGTTCAAACGAGAAAACTGCAACTGAATCTAAGCCTAAGCAAGAAGCTAAAAAGCCAGAACCGGTTACTACAACATCATTAATTAACGAATTCAAGAAGGCTGGCATAGAAGCTGAAAATGCTACGGATCTACCACAAAAAGAATTCGGTAACATGCGTAAAGATGGAAAGCGCATCCTGACACCAAAGTTAGGTGAGGATAAAGGCGGCCGTGTGTTTGAATTTAGTAAGAAAGAAGATTTAGAGAAAGCTAAGAAGTACTATGATGAGTTAGGAAACTCGGCACCGATGTTATTCTCGCATACATATGCAAAAGGGAATTTCCTTTTACAAATGAATGGCGATATGAAGGATGAAGAGTTTAATAAGTATAAAGAGGTTATGGATAAGGTAGTGAAGTAA
- a CDS encoding PH domain-containing protein, which translates to MANQKYTKIDERFGIIEYPVTLEEMVEISKELPKTERKYYQYAFDALKKVMKTKEAIHYFEVADPKLTKTGFIVVGEHNLYMVMMKGGLFGGAEAEVVKYKDIKTVDFDIIQGPFGISLMNTGIIYLEMKKMFGTKKRTIRNIPDYNVDGVLKAIRNKLK; encoded by the coding sequence ATGGCTAATCAAAAATATACTAAAATCGATGAGCGCTTTGGCATCATTGAATACCCGGTTACACTAGAAGAAATGGTTGAAATATCAAAAGAACTACCTAAAACAGAACGCAAATATTATCAATATGCTTTTGATGCTTTAAAGAAGGTTATGAAAACAAAAGAAGCTATCCACTACTTTGAGGTCGCTGATCCTAAACTAACAAAAACTGGTTTCATTGTTGTTGGAGAACACAATTTATACATGGTAATGATGAAAGGCGGCTTATTTGGTGGCGCTGAAGCTGAAGTAGTGAAGTATAAAGATATTAAAACGGTTGATTTCGATATAATACAGGGCCCATTTGGGATTTCTCTTATGAATACAGGGATTATTTATCTTGAAATGAAGAAAATGTTCGGAACAAAGAAACGTACAATCCGCAATATTCCTGACTACAATGTTGATGGAGTGTTAAAAGCGATTCGAAATAAATTGAAATAA
- a CDS encoding helix-turn-helix domain-containing protein, protein MLGERLVYFRKKNKLTQNDVAYHLNVVRSTYTNWEAGRSEPDISMLIKISDLYNISIDNLVGRTYRMPPQFEVILDQISDLDTEPQKKALNLLVEYTYLIKKYFM, encoded by the coding sequence TTGCTTGGGGAACGATTAGTATACTTTCGGAAGAAAAACAAATTAACTCAAAATGACGTTGCTTACCATTTGAATGTAGTTCGGTCTACATATACAAACTGGGAAGCTGGACGTTCTGAACCTGATATCTCTATGCTAATAAAAATTAGCGATCTGTACAATATATCAATCGATAATTTAGTTGGCAGGACATATCGTATGCCACCACAATTTGAAGTGATTTTAGATCAGATATCCGATTTAGACACGGAACCACAAAAGAAGGCATTGAATCTTTTAGTAGAATACACTTACTTGATTAAAAAGTATTTCATGTAG
- a CDS encoding AimR family lysis-lysogeny pheromone receptor produces MQKLLIKMKDDLFAAGITNKELAGRLGINEKKVSYYLNGNTQFSFQCFSDTLIHLYKHNPELRRTCLFEYCEKIKGNKNLKIGMEFAHARGEFDLLETLIKKAELSKNEVTKEWAEVYRILYSRSKEGLVGKSLLTEVEKKRKTIKSTEMNLLLDIIYCYGVYDLSDYRFLYRYACDVKEKIENEISQKEKFLTQSFTIKINESIHATSLTLCKIKEAREYAHYLMDYLGEPGKYPIPQASALYVLGESYIFEDYNKAKVHLEQALYALGDTFNDKMKNKKKCIMNTLNFLKVYHSKDLDDLYLTDPAEIAFLEIKKGNKEKAIEILNGLEKQNGKLSAFQLCYMGIAKEDRKLIEKSLKKFEEIGNIFYAQLPKLYLGIL; encoded by the coding sequence GTGCAGAAACTATTAATTAAAATGAAAGATGATTTATTTGCAGCTGGTATTACTAATAAGGAACTAGCAGGACGTCTTGGAATTAACGAAAAAAAGGTTTCTTACTATCTCAATGGTAATACACAATTTAGCTTTCAATGTTTTTCAGACACATTGATTCATCTGTACAAACATAATCCGGAATTAAGAAGAACTTGTTTATTTGAGTATTGCGAGAAAATAAAAGGTAATAAAAATTTAAAAATAGGTATGGAATTTGCCCATGCTAGAGGTGAATTCGACTTACTGGAAACATTAATTAAAAAAGCTGAGTTATCAAAGAATGAAGTTACAAAAGAATGGGCTGAAGTTTATCGTATTTTATACAGCAGAAGTAAAGAGGGTCTTGTTGGAAAGTCGTTATTGACAGAGGTTGAAAAAAAGAGAAAAACCATAAAAAGCACTGAAATGAATTTGCTTCTAGATATTATTTATTGTTATGGGGTATACGATTTAAGTGATTATCGTTTTCTATACAGATATGCTTGTGATGTTAAGGAAAAGATTGAAAACGAAATATCTCAAAAGGAAAAATTTTTAACACAAAGTTTCACTATTAAAATTAATGAGAGTATACATGCTACCAGCCTTACTCTTTGTAAAATAAAAGAAGCAAGGGAATACGCTCATTACTTAATGGATTACCTTGGGGAGCCTGGTAAATATCCTATTCCACAAGCGAGCGCGTTATATGTTCTCGGAGAATCTTATATTTTTGAAGATTATAATAAGGCTAAAGTTCATCTGGAACAAGCGTTATACGCTCTTGGGGATACCTTTAATGACAAGATGAAAAATAAAAAGAAATGCATTATGAACACACTTAATTTCCTCAAAGTATATCACAGTAAAGATTTAGACGATTTGTATCTTACTGATCCTGCAGAAATAGCTTTTCTAGAAATCAAAAAAGGTAATAAGGAGAAGGCTATTGAAATATTAAATGGATTAGAAAAACAGAATGGTAAGCTATCTGCTTTTCAACTATGCTACATGGGAATCGCTAAAGAGGATAGAAAATTGATAGAAAAGTCGCTAAAGAAATTCGAAGAAATCGGCAACATATTTTATGCGCAATTGCCTAAATTATACTTGGGTATCCTTTGA
- a CDS encoding helix-turn-helix domain-containing protein — MIGEKIKELRKNSKITQEQLGNAIGVSKMAISYFEKGKKSPGRESLEKIADHFNVTTDYLLGRSEDPELNEEENKTVTEEGKNIMALIESLPEDERKKAWEQLEMYVTYMQNKKND, encoded by the coding sequence TTGATCGGGGAAAAAATTAAAGAACTCAGGAAAAATAGTAAGATAACACAAGAGCAACTGGGTAATGCTATTGGAGTATCTAAAATGGCTATTTCTTATTTTGAAAAGGGTAAAAAGTCACCTGGGCGAGAATCATTAGAAAAGATAGCTGACCATTTCAATGTAACTACTGATTACTTATTAGGAAGATCAGAAGATCCAGAGCTTAATGAGGAAGAAAATAAGACCGTTACTGAAGAAGGTAAAAATATAATGGCATTAATCGAAAGTCTTCCAGAGGATGAGAGAAAGAAAGCTTGGGAGCAATTAGAGATGTATGTGACTTATATGCAAAATAAAAAGAATGACTAA
- a CDS encoding helix-turn-helix transcriptional regulator, translated as MKSQATKGGNNLKQLKQKRLEKGMSCQDVADKVGITKMHYWYIENEKRTLKIDLAEKIAIALEENPKDLFFNN; from the coding sequence ATGAAATCACAGGCAACGAAGGGAGGAAATAACTTGAAGCAGTTAAAACAAAAACGACTAGAAAAAGGGATGTCTTGCCAAGACGTTGCCGATAAAGTCGGAATCACTAAAATGCACTACTGGTACATTGAAAATGAAAAAAGAACCTTGAAAATAGACTTAGCAGAAAAAATTGCAATTGCTCTTGAGGAAAATCCGAAAGACCTTTTTTTTAACAATTAA
- a CDS encoding ORF6C domain-containing protein gives MNEMKIIQHPVSKLVFMKEKEVITDSLTLAVVLGKRHSDVLRDIRKHVEKLNEAGEVEFNQRNIAPVGYYDAKKEWRSKYDLTEDGFVMVMMAYTTIEAMKMKVKFIEEFKRMKEYIQKQQQPTVEDSIIYSMTELKRVKERQQQVEEDMNKMKFLVDNEVWLTEQNKEAVQRKVKRRVFELKEEGYDNASYQAVYGALKKHFGVAKYDKIPRKYYQNAMKFVSGWYPPERPMEGAM, from the coding sequence ATGAATGAAATGAAAATTATTCAACATCCAGTAAGTAAATTGGTGTTTATGAAGGAAAAAGAGGTTATAACTGACAGTTTGACACTGGCAGTTGTCTTAGGTAAACGCCATTCAGATGTTTTAAGAGATATCAGAAAACATGTAGAAAAACTTAATGAAGCTGGTGAAGTTGAATTTAACCAACGCAACATTGCGCCGGTTGGATACTACGACGCTAAGAAAGAATGGAGATCGAAATACGATTTAACAGAAGACGGATTTGTAATGGTAATGATGGCTTACACAACAATCGAAGCAATGAAAATGAAAGTAAAGTTCATCGAAGAATTCAAACGCATGAAAGAATACATTCAAAAACAGCAGCAACCTACAGTTGAAGATTCAATCATCTACAGTATGACTGAATTGAAACGAGTTAAGGAACGCCAACAACAAGTTGAAGAAGACATGAACAAAATGAAGTTCCTTGTCGATAATGAAGTTTGGCTCACTGAACAAAACAAAGAAGCTGTACAACGAAAAGTAAAACGTCGTGTATTTGAACTTAAAGAAGAAGGATACGACAACGCATCATACCAAGCAGTATACGGAGCGCTGAAGAAACACTTCGGAGTCGCTAAATACGATAAGATTCCACGTAAATATTATCAGAACGCTATGAAGTTTGTGTCTGGATGGTATCCGCCAGAAAGACCGATGGAAGGAGCGATGTAA